CGTGGTGGGCAGGTTCCGCGTCGCTGCGCAGGCGGTTGAGCAGCCGGGTGGCCGCGCCCGGGTCGAGCATCGAACGCCCGGACGCGACGGTCCGGACGGCTGACACCAGGTCCGTCCCGCTGATCTGCTTCAGCACGTACCCGGCGGCGCCCGCCATCACGGCGTCGAGCAGCGCCTCCTCGTCGTCGAAGGAGGTGAGCATCAGACAGGCCAGCCCCGGCATCCGGGAGCGCAGCTCGCGGCAGACGGAGACGCCGTCCCCGTCGCCGAGTCGGACGTCGAGCACCGCCACGTCGGGCCGCAGCGCCGGCACCCGCACGAGCGCCTGCTCGGCGGTGGCCGCCTCGCCGACCACCTCCAGGTCGGGCTCCCCGTCCAGCAGGTCGTGCACCCCGCGGCGCACCACCTCGTGGTCGTCCAGCAGGAACACCCGGACCGGCGCCGGTGTTCCGCCACCGGCCGTCATGCTCGCCATCACGCGGCTCCACCTTCGTCACCCCCGCACACGAACGGCGGGGCCCATCGCATCATCGTCTACGCCCGCTCCCGGGCCCAGGGCCGAACGGCCCCATTCCGGGCCCGGACCCTCCATGGCCACCGCTCACCGCCGCTGCCGTCGTACGTTCCCGAGCCCGACGAGCAGGAACGCGAGCGCCACCCC
The nucleotide sequence above comes from Streptomyces kaniharaensis. Encoded proteins:
- a CDS encoding response regulator; amino-acid sequence: MASMTAGGGTPAPVRVFLLDDHEVVRRGVHDLLDGEPDLEVVGEAATAEQALVRVPALRPDVAVLDVRLGDGDGVSVCRELRSRMPGLACLMLTSFDDEEALLDAVMAGAAGYVLKQISGTDLVSAVRTVASGRSMLDPGAATRLLNRLRSDAEPAHHATSGPELTAREQEVLALIGEGLTNRQIGERLYLAEKTVKNHVSRLLAKLGVERRVQAALIATEMRQAPPHWGGARG